Proteins from a single region of Desulforegula conservatrix Mb1Pa:
- a CDS encoding dihydroorotase — translation MLTKISGGHVIDPGYINARMDIWIKDGSIFEVCEEGKGTLESSSPDRIINAAGKIVVPGLIDMHVHLREPGHEYKETIETGLKAAVAGGFTAVCCMPNTKPVNDNAQITSFILEKARQAGLAKVYPVAAISLGLKGDSLAEYAELKTAGAIAVSDDGMPVSSGRLMRNAMEYASCFGLLTIAHCEDHELACNGCMNEGSVSTRLGLRGIPNISESIMVMRDIELSDLTGVPVHIAHVSARESVNAIREGKKRGIKVTAETAPHYFTLTDEAVGNYDTNAKMNPPLRTETDRLAVIKGLEDGTLDIIATDHAPHSVLEKELEFDKAANGICGLETSLGLSMKLVHDGIIGMESLVRLMSTRPAEILGKDNHLKPGNNADIAIIDPDAEWKVDSSKFQGKSKNTPFNGWDLKGRAVMTIVDGRIVFEL, via the coding sequence ATGTTGACGAAGATTAGTGGCGGTCATGTGATTGACCCTGGATATATAAATGCAAGAATGGATATCTGGATTAAGGACGGATCCATATTTGAAGTCTGTGAAGAAGGCAAGGGCACTCTGGAATCTTCTTCGCCTGACAGAATCATTAATGCTGCCGGAAAGATCGTTGTTCCTGGCCTTATTGATATGCATGTCCATTTGAGGGAACCTGGTCATGAATATAAGGAAACCATTGAGACTGGACTTAAGGCAGCGGTGGCAGGAGGTTTTACTGCTGTTTGCTGTATGCCGAACACAAAACCTGTAAACGACAACGCCCAGATAACTTCATTCATACTTGAAAAAGCAAGGCAGGCCGGGCTTGCAAAGGTTTATCCGGTCGCTGCCATAAGCCTCGGTCTTAAAGGAGACTCACTCGCTGAGTATGCCGAATTAAAGACAGCCGGAGCAATTGCGGTTTCTGATGACGGAATGCCTGTATCAAGTGGAAGACTGATGAGGAACGCCATGGAATATGCCAGCTGTTTCGGGCTTCTCACTATAGCTCATTGCGAGGATCATGAACTTGCCTGTAACGGGTGCATGAATGAAGGCTCTGTATCCACAAGGCTCGGGCTCCGCGGGATTCCCAATATTTCAGAGAGTATAATGGTCATGAGGGACATTGAGCTTTCAGATCTCACGGGTGTTCCTGTTCATATTGCCCATGTCAGCGCAAGGGAGTCTGTAAATGCAATACGTGAAGGGAAGAAAAGGGGAATCAAGGTAACCGCAGAGACAGCACCTCACTATTTTACTCTCACTGATGAGGCGGTCGGCAATTACGATACAAATGCAAAGATGAATCCTCCTTTAAGAACAGAGACTGACAGGCTTGCGGTGATAAAGGGACTTGAAGACGGGACGCTTGATATCATTGCCACTGATCACGCACCGCATTCTGTGCTTGAGAAAGAGCTTGAATTTGACAAAGCCGCAAATGGCATCTGTGGCCTTGAAACCTCCCTTGGACTCAGCATGAAGCTTGTTCATGACGGTATAATCGGCATGGAAAGCCTTGTCAGGCTAATGTCTACAAGGCCGGCCGAAATTCTTGGAAAGGATAATCACCTAAAGCCAGGAAATAACGCAGACATTGCAATTATTGATCCTGATGCCGAATGGAAAGTTGATTCTTCGAAATTTCAAGGAAAGAGCAAGAATACCCCTTTTAACGGATGGGATCTGAAGGGCAGGGCTGTCATGACCATTGTTGATGGCAGGATTGTTTTTGAGCTGTGA
- a CDS encoding aspartate carbamoyltransferase catalytic subunit → MQLSGKDILDISSLSMDEINLILDTAERMKEINQRPVKKVPPLKGKTIVLFFHEPSTRTKLSFDIAAKRLSADSISMAASSSSMVKGETLLDTAKTLEAMNPDIIVIRHSSSGAPHFIAKHLKASVINGGDGMHAHPTQALLDMMSVRQKKGRLDGLKIAVIGDIAHSRVARSNIEGFTKMGSEVVVAGPPTMIPIGIESMGARVAYSTDEAVKGADVVMMLRIQKERQGDFLFPSEREYAREFGLNPKRLEKAAPDAIVMHPGPMNRGVEISSDIADCGRSVILEQVSNGVALRMALFLLLSGGVKNVDED, encoded by the coding sequence ATGCAGCTTTCAGGAAAAGATATATTGGATATTTCATCACTCAGCATGGACGAGATAAATCTTATTCTCGATACGGCTGAAAGGATGAAAGAAATAAACCAGCGGCCGGTAAAAAAAGTTCCGCCACTCAAAGGCAAGACCATAGTTCTTTTTTTTCATGAACCAAGCACCAGAACAAAGCTTTCATTTGATATTGCTGCAAAGAGGCTTAGCGCAGACAGTATTTCAATGGCAGCAAGCTCAAGCAGTATGGTAAAGGGTGAAACTCTTCTGGATACGGCGAAGACTCTTGAGGCAATGAATCCTGATATTATTGTTATCAGGCATTCTTCTTCAGGCGCTCCGCATTTTATAGCAAAGCATCTTAAGGCTTCTGTGATTAACGGAGGAGACGGCATGCATGCCCATCCTACCCAGGCTCTCCTTGATATGATGAGTGTCCGTCAGAAAAAAGGCCGGCTTGATGGCCTTAAAATTGCTGTTATAGGCGATATAGCCCATAGCAGAGTCGCAAGGTCAAATATAGAGGGATTTACTAAAATGGGTTCTGAAGTAGTTGTTGCAGGGCCTCCCACGATGATTCCAATTGGCATAGAATCCATGGGCGCAAGGGTCGCCTATTCGACTGACGAAGCAGTTAAAGGCGCAGATGTTGTCATGATGCTGAGGATTCAGAAAGAAAGACAGGGCGATTTTCTTTTTCCAAGTGAAAGAGAATATGCCAGAGAGTTCGGACTCAATCCCAAAAGACTTGAAAAAGCGGCTCCTGACGCTATTGTTATGCACCCGGGGCCTATGAACCGTGGGGTTGAAATTTCTTCTGATATAGCTGACTGCGGCAGATCTGTAATTCTTGAGCAGGTCTCAAACGGGGTTGCTCTCAGAATGGCTCTTTTCCTCTTACTTTCAGGCGGGGTGAAAAATGTTGACGAAGATTAG
- the lepB gene encoding signal peptidase I, translating into METSKKKIKSRLQENIEAVVIALVLALFIRTFIVQAFKIPSGSMLNTLLIGDHILVSKFIYGVKIPFTGKTILPLSDPKKDDIIVFSYPVDPSKDFIKRVVAVAGDTIEIKDRLIYINGQWEGEKTFTRFDDDSPKPGAIPPSAFEKWWLNQIQLNREVNVDPRMIKDNFGPIKVPADSVFVMGDNRDNSHDSRFWGFVNLKEVKGKAFIIYWSWDSENFGVRFNRIGKLVS; encoded by the coding sequence TTGGAAACCTCGAAGAAAAAAATTAAAAGCCGCTTGCAGGAAAACATCGAGGCTGTTGTAATAGCACTTGTACTTGCACTCTTCATAAGAACATTCATTGTTCAGGCCTTTAAGATCCCATCGGGGTCGATGCTAAACACCCTCCTGATCGGAGACCATATCCTGGTAAGCAAATTCATCTATGGTGTAAAAATACCTTTTACAGGGAAAACGATATTACCTCTTTCTGATCCTAAAAAGGACGACATTATCGTGTTCAGCTACCCTGTAGACCCTTCCAAGGATTTCATCAAAAGGGTTGTGGCAGTGGCAGGAGATACGATAGAGATTAAAGACAGGCTTATTTATATCAATGGCCAGTGGGAAGGTGAAAAAACATTTACCCGCTTCGATGATGATTCGCCAAAGCCAGGAGCTATTCCTCCGAGTGCTTTTGAAAAGTGGTGGCTCAATCAGATCCAGCTGAACAGAGAAGTCAATGTTGATCCAAGAATGATCAAAGATAATTTCGGCCCCATCAAGGTTCCTGCTGATAGCGTTTTTGTCATGGGGGACAACAGGGATAACAGCCATGACAGCAGATTCTGGGGCTTTGTGAATCTCAAGGAAGTTAAAGGCAAGGCATTCATTATTTACTGGTCATGGGACAGTGAAAACTTTGGGGTAAGATTTAACAGAATCGGCAAGCTGGTCAGTTGA
- a CDS encoding homocysteine biosynthesis protein, protein MSKYKVNKTFQEINEKIRSGKAVVVTAEEIIGIVKEKGPEQAAREVDVVTTGTFAPMCSSGAFINFGHSQPGIKASQVWINNVPAYGGLAAVDCYIGATEPSVDDPLNKVRPGLFNYGGGHVIEDLVAGRKVRIRATGYGTDCYPKREIEKEVTLEEIPQATLCNPRNAYQNYNCAVNVSNKTVYTYMGTLKPKMGNASYCSAGQLSPLFNDPYYMTIGLGTRIFLGGGIGYVTWSGTQHRPSVQRTEIGMPVSPAGTLWVMGDMKQMSDKWLKGASLRGYGTSLFVGIGVPIPLLNEEIAMYAGVSDDDIFTQVVDYGEDYPTGKARSLAQVSYSQLKSGSIIVDGKEIPTVPLSSYSKAKEISVILKDWIKGGRFLLGEPQFTLPV, encoded by the coding sequence ATGAGTAAATATAAGGTAAATAAAACCTTTCAGGAAATAAATGAAAAAATCAGATCCGGAAAGGCCGTGGTTGTAACTGCCGAGGAAATAATCGGGATCGTGAAGGAGAAAGGGCCGGAACAGGCCGCTAGGGAGGTGGATGTTGTTACCACAGGAACCTTCGCTCCAATGTGTTCTTCAGGCGCTTTTATTAATTTTGGCCATTCCCAGCCAGGGATAAAAGCTTCCCAGGTCTGGATAAATAATGTGCCTGCATATGGAGGCCTTGCTGCAGTTGACTGCTATATTGGTGCTACCGAACCATCTGTGGATGATCCTCTTAATAAGGTACGGCCAGGTCTCTTTAATTACGGCGGTGGTCATGTCATTGAAGATCTTGTTGCCGGCCGCAAGGTGCGCATCAGGGCAACCGGATATGGAACAGACTGCTATCCCAAACGTGAGATAGAAAAAGAGGTTACGCTTGAGGAAATTCCCCAGGCGACTCTTTGCAATCCCAGGAACGCATACCAGAATTACAACTGTGCTGTGAACGTCTCTAACAAGACTGTATACACCTATATGGGAACTTTAAAGCCCAAGATGGGGAACGCATCCTATTGTTCCGCCGGCCAGCTCAGTCCTTTATTCAATGATCCTTATTATATGACAATAGGTCTCGGAACCAGGATTTTTCTGGGTGGTGGCATCGGATATGTTACATGGAGCGGCACCCAGCATCGTCCTTCAGTTCAGAGAACTGAAATAGGAATGCCTGTTTCGCCTGCCGGTACGTTATGGGTAATGGGCGATATGAAGCAGATGTCAGATAAATGGCTTAAAGGCGCAAGCCTAAGAGGATACGGCACTTCTCTCTTTGTTGGCATCGGGGTTCCAATTCCTTTGCTTAATGAGGAGATCGCTATGTATGCCGGTGTTTCTGACGATGATATTTTCACCCAGGTTGTGGATTATGGTGAGGATTATCCTACAGGAAAGGCAAGGAGTCTCGCCCAGGTAAGCTACTCCCAGCTTAAAAGCGGATCTATAATTGTTGATGGAAAGGAGATTCCGACTGTACCTCTTTCTAGCTATTCCAAGGCAAAGGAGATATCAGTCATCTTGAAGGACTGGATAAAGGGTGGCAGATTTTTGCTGGGCGAACCCCAGTTTACTCTGCCTGTATAA
- a CDS encoding M23 family metallopeptidase, producing the protein MQLNRKRSKIGTLLGFLFFLLVAAIFVGLFIRFEWEKPVLELTMASDSIGSDQGVKGTISDEKSGLRKLKAVLIKDGKEMVLLEKDYSNGAFWSNSGVNSDSFEIKIQLKDLNIQDGAAVLRVTGWDCSWNGWFHGNKVEYEKNVLIDTKPPVVTVLNTQIYLNQGGTGFVVYKTSEPCSKTGVNIGGRFFKGYPGYFDGRQDVHICFFAASHEPVPLGEINAEAFDQAGNKGKSAFRVIFKKKVFKVDTLVLTDRFFETRLSEFPVEGKTLLDKFLVINRDLRAKNAAQIFASGQNSESSMLWKGPFMRLPDAAPRAGFADERIYTYNGNNVDRQFHLGADLASLAKSKVPAANNGKVVLTENIGIYGNSVVIDHGFGILSLYSHLSQIDVQVGQSVEKGQGIGLTGETGLVQGDHLHFSMIVQDMFVNPIEWWDPHWIQDNVKLKIDEARGLIK; encoded by the coding sequence TTGCAGCTCAATAGAAAAAGAAGCAAAATCGGCACTTTGTTGGGGTTTTTATTTTTTTTGCTGGTCGCGGCCATTTTTGTCGGGCTGTTTATCAGATTTGAATGGGAAAAACCTGTACTTGAATTAACTATGGCCTCGGATTCTATTGGTTCGGATCAGGGAGTGAAGGGAACAATATCCGATGAAAAGAGCGGGCTGAGAAAGCTTAAAGCTGTCCTTATCAAAGATGGCAAGGAAATGGTGCTTCTTGAAAAGGATTATTCAAATGGCGCTTTCTGGTCAAACAGCGGAGTCAATTCAGACAGTTTCGAGATAAAAATACAGCTTAAAGATCTAAATATCCAGGATGGTGCTGCTGTTCTGAGGGTAACAGGTTGGGACTGCTCATGGAATGGCTGGTTCCACGGCAATAAAGTCGAGTATGAAAAAAATGTTCTTATTGATACAAAACCCCCTGTGGTCACGGTACTCAATACACAGATTTATCTGAATCAGGGAGGAACCGGTTTTGTTGTATACAAGACCAGTGAGCCATGCAGTAAAACAGGCGTAAATATTGGAGGTCGTTTTTTTAAAGGATATCCAGGTTATTTTGATGGCAGACAAGATGTTCATATCTGCTTTTTTGCTGCCAGCCATGAACCTGTGCCTTTGGGAGAAATTAATGCAGAAGCATTTGACCAGGCTGGGAATAAGGGGAAATCAGCTTTCCGGGTTATTTTTAAAAAGAAGGTTTTCAAAGTTGATACTCTTGTTTTAACTGATCGTTTTTTTGAAACCAGGCTTTCTGAGTTCCCTGTGGAGGGTAAAACTCTGCTGGACAAGTTTCTGGTTATAAACAGAGATTTAAGAGCAAAAAATGCTGCGCAGATTTTTGCATCTGGTCAGAATTCAGAGAGTTCAATGCTTTGGAAAGGCCCTTTCATGAGGCTGCCTGATGCTGCTCCACGTGCTGGTTTCGCTGATGAGAGAATATATACTTATAATGGTAATAATGTTGACAGGCAGTTCCATTTAGGCGCTGATCTAGCGTCTCTTGCAAAATCAAAGGTTCCGGCAGCCAATAATGGAAAAGTTGTTTTAACAGAAAATATTGGTATTTACGGCAACAGCGTAGTAATTGACCACGGGTTTGGAATTTTAAGCCTTTATTCCCATCTGAGCCAGATTGACGTTCAGGTCGGCCAGAGCGTGGAAAAAGGGCAGGGAATAGGTCTTACTGGGGAAACAGGACTAGTGCAGGGAGATCATCTGCATTTTTCGATGATTGTCCAGGATATGTTTGTAAACCCGATTGAGTGGTGGGATCCTCACTGGATTCAGGATAATGTGAAACTTAAAATTGATGAGGCCCGAGGTCTTATCAAATAG
- the kdsA gene encoding 3-deoxy-8-phosphooctulonate synthase: protein MNNKVTICEGTEIGSGLPLCIIAGPCVIEEYSITLKIAKTLKDITTRLGLPFIFKASYDKANRTSISSFRGPGIDEGLEILNSIKKEVGVPVTSDIHLMEEAEKASKVLDLIQIPAFLCRQTDFILAAARTGKPVNIKKGQFLAPWDMANVIKKAESTGNKNLLITERGASFGYNNLVSDMRSIPIMQKTGCPVVFDATHSVQLPGGQGDSSGGNREFAPVLARAAVAAGADAVFMEIHPDPDKALCDGPNSLRLDDAEKIIAQLAMIRDIVIK from the coding sequence ATGAACAACAAAGTAACAATTTGTGAAGGTACTGAAATAGGCAGCGGCCTCCCCTTATGCATTATAGCAGGCCCATGTGTAATCGAGGAATATTCGATTACACTGAAAATAGCAAAAACACTCAAGGACATTACCACCAGACTCGGACTACCTTTTATATTCAAGGCGTCATACGACAAAGCCAACAGAACCTCCATTTCATCCTTCAGGGGCCCGGGTATAGACGAAGGCCTCGAAATTCTAAACAGCATCAAAAAAGAAGTGGGGGTTCCTGTAACTTCTGATATCCATTTGATGGAAGAAGCAGAAAAAGCGTCAAAAGTACTTGATCTTATTCAAATCCCTGCTTTTTTGTGCAGGCAGACCGACTTCATACTCGCAGCAGCCAGAACAGGTAAACCTGTCAACATAAAAAAAGGGCAGTTCCTTGCACCATGGGATATGGCCAATGTGATCAAAAAAGCTGAATCAACGGGCAACAAAAATCTTCTAATAACAGAAAGAGGAGCGTCCTTCGGCTATAACAACCTGGTTTCTGATATGAGATCAATACCAATAATGCAGAAAACAGGATGCCCTGTTGTTTTTGACGCCACACACAGCGTACAGCTGCCAGGTGGTCAGGGAGACAGCTCCGGAGGAAACAGAGAATTTGCGCCTGTGCTTGCAAGGGCAGCGGTTGCAGCAGGAGCCGACGCTGTATTCATGGAAATCCATCCCGATCCTGACAAGGCTTTATGCGATGGCCCAAATTCCCTGAGACTCGATGATGCTGAAAAGATAATAGCCCAGCTTGCAATGATCCGTGACATTGTAATCAAATAG
- a CDS encoding KdsC family phosphatase, producing the protein MNDAIFKKIKMLLLDVDGVLTEGEIIYGSDTEIKKFSVRDGLGIRLLMTSGVMVGIVTARKSEALIKRCKDLGIETIFDGVSDKGKILERICKDTGFAAEEIAFIGDDLPDIPLLKRVGIPLTVADSVDEVKKIAAFASSKNGGKGAVREICEAILKSQGLWEAATEKFFK; encoded by the coding sequence ATGAATGACGCCATTTTTAAAAAGATAAAAATGCTTCTGCTGGACGTGGACGGAGTGCTAACCGAGGGAGAAATAATCTATGGAAGCGATACTGAAATAAAAAAATTCAGTGTCAGGGACGGTCTTGGGATAAGGCTTCTGATGACCTCAGGCGTAATGGTCGGTATAGTAACTGCAAGAAAATCAGAAGCTCTCATTAAAAGATGCAAGGATCTCGGAATCGAAACCATATTCGATGGTGTCTCAGACAAAGGCAAGATTCTTGAAAGAATATGCAAGGATACTGGATTTGCAGCCGAAGAGATTGCATTTATAGGGGATGATCTTCCGGACATCCCTCTTTTAAAAAGAGTGGGAATACCCCTGACTGTTGCTGATTCAGTAGATGAGGTAAAAAAGATTGCTGCTTTTGCAAGTAGTAAAAACGGCGGCAAAGGCGCTGTCAGAGAAATTTGTGAAGCAATCCTTAAGTCCCAGGGGCTTTGGGAAGCTGCCACAGAAAAGTTCTTTAAATAA
- the lptC gene encoding LPS export ABC transporter periplasmic protein LptC: MTIGMDNRTIRRILAIAALIVLAAVIMSFVFSRFKTPAKKPDSSNINPEATLSASSIKHESIKDGIKQWGLQADRVDYFEAGKIAVFTGAKASFFNKDGKEAGLSAQKCRISAETGAIEAEGDVSLTYFDHTITTAKLNYESKQHIIESKEKVKVTGSRLNMTADGFSLDLNGSEIICSGHVKGIINDLYFKQP; the protein is encoded by the coding sequence ATGACAATAGGCATGGATAACAGGACAATCAGAAGAATACTGGCTATAGCGGCATTAATTGTGCTTGCCGCAGTCATCATGTCCTTTGTTTTTTCACGTTTTAAAACGCCTGCAAAAAAACCGGACTCGTCAAACATCAATCCTGAAGCAACTCTTTCCGCATCTAGTATAAAGCATGAATCGATCAAGGACGGAATTAAGCAGTGGGGCCTTCAGGCAGACCGGGTTGATTATTTCGAAGCAGGCAAAATAGCCGTATTCACCGGAGCAAAGGCATCTTTTTTTAATAAAGACGGGAAAGAAGCAGGGCTGTCAGCTCAAAAATGCAGAATAAGTGCTGAAACCGGCGCAATCGAAGCAGAGGGTGATGTCTCCCTTACATATTTTGACCATACAATAACAACTGCCAAGTTGAATTATGAAAGCAAACAGCATATAATAGAATCCAAAGAAAAGGTCAAAGTAACAGGATCGAGACTGAATATGACGGCTGACGGGTTCAGCCTGGATCTGAACGGAAGCGAAATCATATGCTCCGGACATGTAAAAGGGATTATTAATGACCTTTATTTCAAACAACCATAA
- a CDS encoding LptA/OstA family protein, whose amino-acid sequence MTFISNNHKTGIIITLATIIFLACQGDASSQQKLPESKPGVPISFSADKVTTNLNQKIVNLIGKAVIFQEDKQISADQIEIDFSGSKPDTKQGESKKEPTETQQIKKVTATGNVNISMGKRLAITEKAVFTADDKKIILTGKDSTVTGPEGKLTCNKIVIDQNTSISECIGSGKSRASGLIFSDKSGF is encoded by the coding sequence ATGACCTTTATTTCAAACAACCATAAAACCGGAATCATTATAACTTTAGCAACTATCATATTTCTGGCCTGTCAGGGCGATGCATCATCACAGCAGAAACTGCCGGAATCCAAACCAGGCGTTCCAATCTCCTTCTCTGCAGACAAAGTGACGACCAACCTCAACCAGAAAATTGTAAATCTTATAGGAAAAGCCGTTATTTTCCAGGAAGACAAACAGATCAGCGCAGACCAGATTGAAATAGATTTCTCAGGCTCAAAACCTGATACAAAACAGGGCGAATCTAAAAAAGAACCAACCGAAACCCAGCAGATTAAAAAAGTAACGGCCACTGGCAATGTAAACATAAGCATGGGAAAACGTCTGGCCATAACTGAAAAGGCAGTTTTTACAGCCGATGACAAGAAAATAATTCTTACTGGCAAGGACTCGACAGTAACTGGGCCAGAAGGAAAATTAACCTGCAATAAAATAGTTATTGACCAGAACACATCTATTTCGGAATGTATAGGCAGCGGCAAATCAAGGGCTTCGGGGCTTATTTTTTCTGACAAAAGCGGGTTTTGA
- the lptB gene encoding LPS export ABC transporter ATP-binding protein has translation MSVLSLQKLVKTYNGRTVVDSVDIEVESRKVVGLLGPNGAGKTTTFYMAAGLIRPESGRVILGDEDITPYPIHIRARKGIGYLPQDASIFRKLSVKNNIMLILETLPLTNAEMETRAEDLMNELGIRHLSESRASVLSGGERRRLEITRVLATNPEFVLFDEPFAGVDPLAVIDIRQIISHLTDKGIGVLISDHNVRETLSVCDNAYIMSNGRVIESGSPEKIATSEIAKKNYLGDTFKL, from the coding sequence ATGTCTGTGCTTTCGCTTCAAAAGCTTGTAAAGACCTATAATGGCAGAACAGTTGTAGACAGTGTCGATATAGAGGTGGAAAGCCGCAAGGTGGTTGGCCTTTTAGGGCCAAACGGAGCTGGCAAGACCACGACATTCTATATGGCGGCTGGACTGATAAGGCCCGAATCAGGCAGAGTGATTCTCGGAGATGAGGATATAACACCTTACCCGATACATATAAGGGCAAGAAAAGGGATTGGATATCTCCCCCAGGACGCTTCAATTTTCAGAAAGCTGAGCGTCAAAAACAATATAATGCTCATCCTTGAGACCCTTCCGCTCACCAATGCAGAAATGGAAACAAGGGCCGAAGATCTCATGAATGAACTTGGAATAAGGCATCTTTCGGAAAGCAGGGCTTCGGTTCTTTCGGGCGGAGAAAGAAGAAGACTCGAGATCACGAGGGTGCTTGCGACAAATCCTGAGTTTGTGCTCTTTGATGAACCCTTTGCAGGGGTAGATCCGCTTGCTGTAATCGATATCAGACAGATTATATCCCATCTCACAGACAAGGGCATTGGAGTTCTGATATCAGATCATAATGTAAGGGAAACGCTCAGTGTATGTGACAATGCTTATATTATGAGTAATGGAAGAGTCATTGAGTCGGGTTCTCCCGAAAAAATAGCAACCAGCGAGATAGCCAAAAAGAACTATTTAGGCGACACGTTCAAACTATAA